A window of Clostridium taeniosporum genomic DNA:
ATTTATTAAATCTATTATATTTATTAAATAAATATTTGTAGTTAAATTATTTATCTTTTTTGTTTTTTCCTAAAGCTTGAGTAATCCTATCTAATACCATAGCTAAAATAACTACGGCTAACCCACTTTCAAAACCTGTACCTACATCCATTTGAGTAATACCATTATATACTTCTCTACCTAATCCACCAGCACCTATCATAGCAGATATAACGACCATTGATAATGAAAGCATTATTGTTTGATTTACTCCTGCTAGTATAGTTGGTAAAGCAATAGGTAATTGTACTTTATATAACATTTGATTTTTTGTAGATCCAAATGATTTTGCTGCCTCAATTACATCTTCTGGAACTTGTTTAATACCTAAATTTGTAAGCCTAACTGCAGGTGGCATAGAGAAAATAACAGTAGCTATAGCTCCTGGAACTTTTCCCATTCCGAAAAATAAAACTGCTGGAATTAAATATACAAAAGCTGGCATTGTTTGCATAAAATCTAATATAGGTCTTAGTATTTTAGCAACTCCATCATGCCTAGCCGAAAAAATACCAAGTGGTACACCTATTAGTAAAGAAATAAATGCTGATACCAATATAAGTGCAAGTGTTTCCATTGTTTGTGGCCATAATTCCATAGCATCAATAAATAGTAATCCTACTAATGTAAAAATAGCAGTTCTTTTATTAGTAAGTTTAAATGTTATTAAAGTAAGAGCTATTATTATAACTATACTTGGTATAATTAATAATAAACCTTCTAATCCAGATATTAATGCTTCGTTTATAACTTTTATAAAATCAAAAAAAGGCTCAATATTATTTTTTAACCAATCTATTATAAGTTCTATATATGATCCTATATGTAAAGTAAACATATTATTCTACATCCTCCTCTCCAGCAATTCCAGCAATTATTGTAGATCTTTTTATAATTCCCATTAAAATATCATTTTCATCAATAACTGCAATAGGATATTGTGTATCCTTAGCTACAGATAATAAATCAGAAATTGCTTCATCTGGAGATGCTTTAGGAACATCTTTTATTATTATATCTTCTACAGTCTTTATATTTTTCTTTGCAAGTTCTAATGCATCATCAATATTTACAATTCCTCTTAGTTTTCTTTCTTTATTAATTACATAAATACTAGAAATACCTTCATCTTTCATGATTCTAACAGCTGCTTTCGGACCATCTTTTTCAATTCTTATAGCTTTTGCCATTTCCATAATAGTAGATGATGTTATTACTTTTGTTCTATCTACATCTTGAACAAATTTTCTTACATACTCACTAGCTGGATTAGTTAATATGTCTTCTGACGTACCTATTTGTTCTACAACACCATCTTTCATGATTGCTATTCTATCACCTAATCTTAAAGCTTCATCTAAATCATGAGTTATAAATATTATAGTTTTTTGCATTTTAGCTTGTAATTGTAACATTTCTTCTTGCATTTCTTTACGTATTAATGGATCTAATGCACTAAAAGCTTCATCCATAAGAAGTATTTCTGGATCTGTAGCTAATGCTCTGGCCAGTCCAACTCTTTGCTTCATACCTCCGCTCAATTGATCTGGCATGCTTTCCTCGTATCCTTTTAAGCCTACCAATTCTAAGCATTCATATGCTTTTTCTTTTCTGGTTTTAGAATTTACTCCTTGTATTTCTAAACCATATGCCACATTATCAGCAATTGTTTTATGAGGGAAAAGTGCAAAGTTTTGAAAAACCATAGCAATCTTTTTTCTTCTTACTCCTAAAAGTTCATTTTCATTACATTTTAATATGTCTTTTCCATCTATTAAGATCTGTCCACTTGTAGGTTCAATAAGACGATTTAAACATCTTATTAATGTTGATTTTCCACTACCCGACAATCCCATAACTACAAAGAACTCACCTTTGTCAACTTCAAAATTAGCACTATTTACGCCAACAGAATTTCCTGTCTTACTATGTATTTCAAGTTTATCCATTCCTTTTTCCAACATAGGAATAACTTTTTTAGGATTTTTTCCAAAAATTTTATATAAATCTTTTACTTGTAATTTTGACATATTTACCTCCTCTTATAATTATTTTTAACTTATATTTAATATTATATTTAATATAAATTAAAAATTTCTTTAACTTATCCTTAGTAAATAATCATTTTTAATTTTAAATATTAACAATATTAAATATGATATAACATTTGTTATCAACTAAGTAGCAACTTTAATTTATCATAAAGTTGTTACTTTTGTCAAATTAATATACTATAATAGTGCAAAAATGCTTGAATAATTTTACAACTGAATAAAATAAAAAAACATTTATGATAAATCCTTGTTATAATTGAGTTCCCACACAACAACGACAGCAAGGAGCTATACATAAATGTTTCAGAACACAATTATATCAGATGAACTATCAATACACAATTTTTTTAAACAACTAAATTTTGATTTATATCTAACTAAGCCACAATTAAATCATCTAGAAAGTATCATGAATGCAATGATTTCAAGAGGTTACAATGGTAAAGTGTCTGATATAGCGGAGCTTGCTTCGCATACGCATCGAACAAGTATCACAAGATTTTTATCAAAGAGTACTTGGAATGAAACACTTTTAAGCAAATCATTGAAGTCCCTAGTTTTACAACTAATATGGAATAAATCAAAAGAAACTAAAAAACCTATATATTTTATTATTGATGACACTATTTCAGAGAAAACTAAGCCCTCGTCAAAGGCTAAAAATATTATTGAAAAGTGTTCATTTCATAATTCTCATTTAAAAGGTAAAACAGTATATGGTCATCAAATTTTAGTTTCATTGCTTTCTTGTGATGGGTTAGTACTTCCTTACTCAATAGATATCTATGATAAAGATTCTATGAGTAAAATAGAATTAACTCAAAATTTAGTTGAATCACTACCTAAACCTGAAAATAAAGGTTATGTTTTGTGCGATAGCTGGTATAGTTGTAAAGCTATTTTTAATAGTTCCATAAAAGCTGGTTACAGCTATATAGGAGCTTTAAAAACTAATAGAGTTATTTATCCCGAAGGACATAAAAGATTAGGAATCAAACTTCACAAATTTGCAACAACTTTAAATATAGATGATTTTAACCTTGTCACCGTTAAAGATAAACAATACTATATTTACAACTATGTTGGTGATTTAAAAGATAGAAAAAATGTTTCAATTGTTCTTAGCTACCCTAAAGATTCATTTCAAAAAGAAGGAGCATTAAAAACATTTATTTCTTTAGATACATCACTAAATCCTTTAGATATCTTAACTCAATATACTGACCGATGGGCGATTGAGCCATTTTTTAGAGATTGTAAATCTTATTTAGGTCTTAATGGATATCAAGTAAGAAGTGAAAAGAGCATCAACAGATATCTTACAATAATGATAATAAATTATACCTATTGTAAATTGTATTCTAATAGCTCATACCACTTTAATACTGGATATAACTGTGCTAAGAAAGATTTAGAAAAATCTAAAATTATATATATCTATAAGGCTGCCGCTAACGGAAAGCCGTTAGACGAAATTTTTAAAACATTAAAAATAGCTTAGAAATCTATTTGGTTATTCAACTGTAAAATTATTCAAGTAAAAATGCACTATCATAGTAATATAAATAATCAATACAATAAATACAAATTATAGAAATATATTCATATTGATTATCCATATATTCAAAAATAATATCCTAATAAATATTTATATATTTTAACTTCAAACTTATTATTTACTTTATTTCTAAAAATATTTATTAAAATAGAACATTTAAAATAAAAATCTAAAATTATATAAGTATAAAAATCTTATTCATATAAATAACGATATTACATAAACATCAAATAAAATTTTTAGATAAATAAAAAGGAGTAATTCTCAACTTTAGAATTCTCCTTTTAATTTATTTTTATAATTTAATCATATTTTTTATTTATATATTTCCTGTATAATCTTCGTTTAAAAACATTGCTGCTTCTTTATTCCTTCTTCTGTATAATCCTTCTAATCTCCTTCCTCCTGCATTACTCCATGCTTGAAAATTAGACGTAATTATATCTTTATCTCTTATTCCAGAAATAATGTTTTTATATAATGTAGATACAAGTAATCCTGATATTCCACAGTTGTATGCAAACGAAACCAAAGCATCAAACTGATTTTGTTTTAAAAATATCCCTTTATAATCTAAATCTTTCTTTATTTCTTTAGCATATTTATTATTAACTAATTTTTTTAACATTTCACTTGCTTCACTTTCAGTTATACTAGATAATCCTTTTATTTCATCTCCAGTCATACCATATCCTATAGTTAATACCCCCACAGAATCATAATACGGAATAGATGAAAATCCCTCCCAAGACTTTATAAAATTGATACATTTATCTGATACCAAATTATCTTCTATCATATGACCATTTTTATCAAAAGTATATTTTTTACCATCAATAGTTGCAGTACAATCTATATAACATTTACCTTTATAGCCATTACTAGCTTCCTCAAGATAATACCAATTACCTTTTAATTGTATCCAACCTATCTGCATTACTCCATTTTTATTCATATAATACCATGAACCATCTTTATCTTTTACCCAACCAGCTTGCATTATACCTTCATCATTTAAATAATACCATTTGCCTTTTTCCTCATACCAACCTTTTATAAGTTTTCCATCATCACCTTCAACACACCATCTCCATTGCGCCATATGATTTTATCCTCCTTAGTTTAAAATAAAGGTAATCTAATTCTTATTTTTAAAATATTAACCTCTAAAATTAAAAAAATTTCAAGGAATTGAGAATCATATATAGTTTATAAAACTTATACTACATAATATGAACTCACTTATTAATTAGTTCACATTAAAAATATATATTTTATTAATTTTTTTTCTCAAACTATATATTTTATTATTAATTATAAATTAGAGAG
This region includes:
- a CDS encoding ABC transporter permease, with the translated sequence MFTLHIGSYIELIIDWLKNNIEPFFDFIKVINEALISGLEGLLLIIPSIVIIIALTLITFKLTNKRTAIFTLVGLLFIDAMELWPQTMETLALILVSAFISLLIGVPLGIFSARHDGVAKILRPILDFMQTMPAFVYLIPAVLFFGMGKVPGAIATVIFSMPPAVRLTNLGIKQVPEDVIEAAKSFGSTKNQMLYKVQLPIALPTILAGVNQTIMLSLSMVVISAMIGAGGLGREVYNGITQMDVGTGFESGLAVVILAMVLDRITQALGKNKKDK
- a CDS encoding quaternary amine ABC transporter ATP-binding protein encodes the protein MSKLQVKDLYKIFGKNPKKVIPMLEKGMDKLEIHSKTGNSVGVNSANFEVDKGEFFVVMGLSGSGKSTLIRCLNRLIEPTSGQILIDGKDILKCNENELLGVRRKKIAMVFQNFALFPHKTIADNVAYGLEIQGVNSKTRKEKAYECLELVGLKGYEESMPDQLSGGMKQRVGLARALATDPEILLMDEAFSALDPLIRKEMQEEMLQLQAKMQKTIIFITHDLDEALRLGDRIAIMKDGVVEQIGTSEDILTNPASEYVRKFVQDVDRTKVITSSTIMEMAKAIRIEKDGPKAAVRIMKDEGISSIYVINKERKLRGIVNIDDALELAKKNIKTVEDIIIKDVPKASPDEAISDLLSVAKDTQYPIAVIDENDILMGIIKRSTIIAGIAGEEDVE
- a CDS encoding transposase, with product MFQNTIISDELSIHNFFKQLNFDLYLTKPQLNHLESIMNAMISRGYNGKVSDIAELASHTHRTSITRFLSKSTWNETLLSKSLKSLVLQLIWNKSKETKKPIYFIIDDTISEKTKPSSKAKNIIEKCSFHNSHLKGKTVYGHQILVSLLSCDGLVLPYSIDIYDKDSMSKIELTQNLVESLPKPENKGYVLCDSWYSCKAIFNSSIKAGYSYIGALKTNRVIYPEGHKRLGIKLHKFATTLNIDDFNLVTVKDKQYYIYNYVGDLKDRKNVSIVLSYPKDSFQKEGALKTFISLDTSLNPLDILTQYTDRWAIEPFFRDCKSYLGLNGYQVRSEKSINRYLTIMIINYTYCKLYSNSSYHFNTGYNCAKKDLEKSKIIYIYKAAANGKPLDEIFKTLKIA
- a CDS encoding lysozyme; translated protein: MAQWRWCVEGDDGKLIKGWYEEKGKWYYLNDEGIMQAGWVKDKDGSWYYMNKNGVMQIGWIQLKGNWYYLEEASNGYKGKCYIDCTATIDGKKYTFDKNGHMIEDNLVSDKCINFIKSWEGFSSIPYYDSVGVLTIGYGMTGDEIKGLSSITESEASEMLKKLVNNKYAKEIKKDLDYKGIFLKQNQFDALVSFAYNCGISGLLVSTLYKNIISGIRDKDIITSNFQAWSNAGGRRLEGLYRRRNKEAAMFLNEDYTGNI